From a region of the Danaus plexippus chromosome 8, MEX_DaPlex, whole genome shotgun sequence genome:
- the LOC116776413 gene encoding nuclear pore complex protein Nup214-like — translation MEIQFGPNSVEEPNLLYKLQRKFKVFNTTNPLPNRGYNLIASSSKYGLVFITTPEGMLCVYYLKQLIDKECEPQHLVIPLPIHPTHIAVNCNQEWLAIISGPLLLVYKCLGFQNQDIRPTVTMQLEVAPSTLVSSLQWNPCIADTIGIVFVDGTLLVSQVSTMQVKKIQADARCLCWSPKGKQLVTGNSNGTLKQYKPDLTLMKTFPAPNLFENFSPEVLAIHWIATFQFVVTYRNASDNSRPAVALVNIIKGGTPTCFNYEDICYSIGSNRPWYYYLLGLAQWNIILAASSNSMEIATLASTDGANWVQWCQLDEARPELPLTDKNQENYPVGICIDTAAVHQLPWGENEVLPPMPLLHVLSQTGLLSIFNIINLNKQSPQVCTPIQALELPVQALTRDVPGQVPQPAASEAVPVQQPKPVPQPVKTLQPQPVQQQPQPVQPQPQQTAVLQQATKPIQPQPMQPMQQQIITPKPQIPQSASMPVANVSFGAKKEATATVSESQSSEQTQKQSQIQVPKAQTTSPAVNAALKQEEERINKAKAEQELKNMLLKEINDFQMELYKFMKSTWEKQEKFERELQSVDLNLNIDMDPETLKKECEIEDLCETITQLKLDLVRACAVVAESRAHAEANEQRDWRQADPLTTKRLSSIKKMVYYVQNQLDQARKALELKWNDVSLRDQHSKPGERMIRPILDDVYQPLVKQQEILCRQQAVLKTLKNTLNECNQTPVVKSKSLLRSTPFRNKDPLSKLTKNILNMSIEPNNKTDEQPLGAQKLDALRDLLSNHKPIKIKPVNVELRQHLETLRKRYEKSLKEKSQVKKTDDIEKNEIKKDIAVPQPKIGESVIQTSKPPVHVEPKLVFGHNLFMQNAAQGIDCKKESNMPFKEKFGGSTFSFTQTKPEAPKPDVVKESPISIPTFTPSNMKPKPTVQSVARTLFTDEPKEEKQVTGQPSQVIKPDQQANASQYTKTLLRKMILKESETENAQEQKVVEQKNDANTFMGQNICSPTAFTFSKPSSTAPPTVFSKPIADMTSMFNKLEQTVPKQSEETGEPETRSPKPKEDKPMTNIFSMKPLSNKNQNVPDLVKSPGFGKDDTKVEEKSKENSAQKPVESKNELKPAVAPMISKPPAQSVIVVDLKKPAAEVKVEKFTPAIFKTDEATASRPEITAKAEPIPTAVAEDSKPRSPAASEAKPVVGIEPKTKNKEADSEKPSDLTVTKSDTATVSTPVIISSIFSSPPNVTVTSSVVSSTSTSIFNTTTTQSTFGNKPSAFAPNTASSVFGSASASVFGTQAPSFGTANVFGTTATPTSTTQSIFGASTTTTSSIFGTTTTTQSLFGGTSSAQSIFSAAASKSLFGTTQPNANIFGATTQTTVFGSKPSVFSSTSFGSSTQASIFGAPTSQPSVFSTPATTQTSVFGTPTTTQTSVFGSPSTTQSSIFGAPTTQASVFGSPTTTQTSVFGTPTTQTSVFGSSNASQTSVFGSPTTTQSSLFGGAESNLFAAASISTTSAPSQASGGNIFGSSPGSVFSSNTSNVFGKPAFGSSTFGQKPATDFWSGGDKTNSAFGTSTFGQQPTTQSSIFGTGTFSAPATGSPFTPGPFNGEKPSVFGTPNQQSAPAFGGSPVFGSKPVFGGSPNFGASTFGSGFNKSPGSGFGAPASFGGGFGSTAFGGSSPGKMFGNANTGFGSPSQQSNSTFENLASQNTLTFGNLAQQSGQSATQPPSFNTSPSFTGWRG, via the exons atGGAAATCCAATTTGGCCCGAATTCCGTTGAAGAGCCG AATCTTCTTTATAAACTCCAACgcaaatttaaagtttttaacacAACTAATCCTTTGCCAAATCGAGGTTACAACTTGATAGCAAGCAGTAGCAAATATGGCTTAGTTTTCATAACTACCCCTGAAGGCATGCTATGTG TGTACTACCTCAAACAATTAATTGACAAAGAGTGTGAGCCTCAGCATTTAGTTATTCCATTACCAATTCATCCAACACACATAGCTGTGAATTGCAATCAAGAGTGGCTTGCTATAATCAGTGGACCACTTCTACTGGTTTATAAATGTTTGGGCTTCCAAAATCAG GATATAAGACCTACAGTTACAATGCAACTTGAAGTAGCTCCTTCCACTCTTGTGTCATCATTACAATGGAATCCTTGCATAGCAGATACAATTGGCATTGTTTTTGTTGATGGTACTCTACTTGTGAGTCAGGTCAGCACTATGCAAGTAAAAAAGATACAAGCTGATGCTAG atgcCTCTGCTGGAGTCCTAAAGGTAAACAGCTAGTGACTGGCAACAGTAACGGGACTTTAAAGCAATATAAACCAGATTTGACACTGATGAAAACATTTCCGGCACCAAatctttttgaaaattttagtcCAGAAGTATTGGCAATTCACTGGATAGCCACATTTCAGTTTGTGGTAACCTATAGGAATGCTTCAGACAATAGTCGACCAG cGGTGGCGCTAGTCAACATTATAAAAGGTGGAACTCCAACTTGCTTCAACTATGAGGATATTTGTTATAGCATAGGATCTAACAGACCCTGGTATTACTACTTACTTGGACTAGCTCAATG GAATATAATACTTGCTGCATCATCAAATAGTATGGAAATAGCAACTCTTGCTTCCACAGACGGAGCAAACTGGGTTCAATGGTGTCAG ttGGATGAAGCGAGACCAGAGTTACCTCTGACTGATAAAAACCAAGAAAACTACCCTGTTGGTATTTGTATTGATACAGCCGCTGTACATCAACTTCCTTGGG gtGAAAATGAAGTTCTCCCACCGATGCCTCTCCTCCATGTGTTGTCTCAGACAGGACTACTGtctatatttaacattattaatctAAACAAGCAAAGCCCTCAAGTTTGCACGCCTATACAAGCATTGGAGCTTCCAGTGCAAGCCTTAACCAG GGATGTACCTGGACAAGTTCCTCAACCTGCTGCTAGTGAAGCTGTTCCTGTTCAACAGCCAaag CCAGTGCCACAACCAGTGAAAACATTGCAGCCACAACCGGTGCAACAACAACCACAACCAGTTCAGCCACAACCGCAGCAAACTGCGGTATTACAGCAGGCAACAAAACCAATACAACCGCAACCAATGCAACCTATGCAGCAACAAATAATAACACCTAAGCCACAGATTCCACAATCAGCATCAATGCCAg TGGCTAATGTTTCTTTTGGTGCGAAAAAGGAAGCAACTGCAACTGTATCCGAATCACAGAGTTCAgag cAAACCCAAAAACAATCCCAAATTCAAGTACCAAAAGCACAGACAACATCACCAGCTGTGAATGCTGCTCTCAAACAAGAAGAGGAAAGAATTAACAAAGCGAAAGCGGAACAAGAATTGAAGAATATGTTGTTGaaagaaattaatgatttCCAAATGGAATTGTATAAGTTTATGAAGAGCACTTGGGAGAAACAGGAGAAG TTTGAAAGAGAACTCCAATCTGTAGACCTGAATCTCAATATAGACATGGATCCTGAAACACTAAAAAAAGAATGTGAAATAGAAGATCTATGTGAGACTATCACACAACTGAAGTTGGATTTGGTTAGAGCTTGTGCTGTTGTTGCTGAGTCTAGAGCACATGCCGA AGCGAATGAGCAACGTGATTGGAGACAAGCGGACCCGCTAACAACAAAGAGACTTTCATCTATCaaaaaaatggtttattaTGTGCAAAATCAACTTGATCAAGCAAGAAAAGCGCTGGAGCTTAAATGGAACGACGTCTCCTTAAGAGATCAGCACAGCAA accTGGAGAGCGCATGATTCGTCCCATACTAGACGATGTCTACCAACCACTGGTGAAACAACAGGAGATACTGTGTAGACAACAGGCTGTactgaaaacattaaaaaatacattaaacgaATGTAACCAGACGCCAGTTGTTAAGTCTAAGTCACTCTTAAGAAGCACTCCATTCCGAAATAA AGATCCACTCtctaaactgactaaaaacatattaaatatgagcATTGAACCAAATAACAAAACAGACGAACAACCGCTTGGTGCACAAAAACTGGACGCTTTGAGAGATCTCCTATCAAACCACAAaccaatcaaaataaaaccagTCAACGTTGAACTGCGTCAACATTTGGAAACATTGAGAAAAAGATACGAGAAAAGTTTAAAGGAAAAGAGTCAAGTTAAAAAGACGgatgatattgaaaaaaatgaaattaaaaaagatatagcAGTGCCAC AACCAAAAATCGGTGAAAGTGTTATCCAAACAAGTAAGCCACCGGTTCACGTGGAACCGAAACTAGTGTTCGGTCATAATTTATTCATGCAGAACGCAGCACAAGGCATCGATTGTAAGAAAGAATCCAACATGCctttcaaagaaaaatttggAGGAAGCACATTTTctt TCACACAGACAAAACCAGAAGCACCGAAACCGGATGTAGTGAAAGAATCTCCCATTTCAATTCCAACATTCACTCCTTCAAACATGAAACCAAAGCCGACGGTGCAGAGTGTTGCTAGGACTTTATTCACAGACG aaccAAAAGAAGAAAAACAAGTAACTGGTCAGCCGAGTCAAGTGATCAAACCCGATCAGCAAGCAAATGCGAGTCAATACACAAAAACCCTGTTAAGGAAGATGATATTAAAAGAGTCTGAAACAGAAAATGCTCAAGAACAGAAAGTGGTTGAGCAAAAAAATGACGCTAATACTTTCATGGGACAGAACATTTGCTCTCCAACCGCTTTTACTT TCTCAAAACCATCATCTACAGCGCCACCTACCGTTTTCTCTAAACCGATCGCTGATATGACGAGCATGTTCAACAAACTGGAACAAACCGTACCGAAACAATCCGAAGAAACCGGTGAACCGGAAACGAGGTCGCCTAAACCTAAAGAGGATAAACCGATGACTAACATATTCAGCATGAAACCATTGAGCAACAAGAACCAAAATGTACCCGACCTAGTCAAGAGCCCTGGTTTTGGTAAGGACGATACCAAAGTGGAGGAAAAATCCAAAGAAAATTCTGCACAGAAACCTGTTGAAAGCAAAAATGAGTTGAAACCAGCAGTGGCTCCAATGATCAGCAAGCCGCCAGCGCAATCTGTCATAGTCG TTGATCTTAAAAAACCAGCTGCTGAAGTGAAAGTTGAAAAATTTACGCCGGCCATATTCAAAACAGACGAAGCGACTGCCTCTCGGCCTG AAATCACTGCAAAAGCTGAACCGATACCTACAGCAGTTGCCGAAGACTCAAAACCACGATCTCCTGCCGCCTCCGAAGCCAAACCTGTTGTTGGAATTGAACCTAagactaaaaataaagaagcaGATTCCGAAAAACCATCAGATTTAACCGTAACTAAATCTGATACTGCCACAGTGTCTACTCCTGTGATTATTTCGTCCATATTTTCTTCACCGCCCAACGTCACTGTTACTTCTTCGGTCGTGTCAAGTACCTCTACatcaatattcaatacaaCGACCACACAATCTACTTTCGGAAATAAGCCCTCCGCATTCGCTCCAAACACAGCTTCCTCAGTATTCGGGTCTGCTTCAGCATCTGTTTTCGGAACTCAAGCGCCCTCTTTTGGAACTGCAAATGTATTTGGCACTACTGCTACTCCAACTTCTACAACCCAAAGCATCTTTGGGGCCTCTACTACAACCACTTCGAGTATATTCGGTACTACAACTACCACACAGAGTCTATTCGGCGGGACATCGTCCGCACAAAGCATATTTAGCGCTGCTGCTTCTAAATCTTTATTCGGAACAACCCAACCGAATGCTAACATCTTCGGTGCAACAACACAAACAACCGTATTCGGTTCAAAGCCGTCTGTTTTTTCATCTACCAGTTTCGGGTCATCAACCCAGGCGTCTATATTCGGCGCTCCCACATCACAGCCGTCGGTATTCAGTACTCCTGCTACAACACAAACTTCAGTTTTCGGTACACCAACAACAACTCAAACTTCTGTATTCGGCTCGCCTTCAACAACCCAGTCGTCTATTTTTGGTGCACCCACAACACAAGCTTCGGTATTTGGTTCACCCACAACAACACAGACTTCGGTTTTCGGTACACCTACAACTCAAACATCAGTGTTCGGTAGTTCCAATGCATCCCAAACCTCAGTATTCGGGAGTCCAACAACTACCCAGAGCTCGCTATTCGGTGGCGCCGAATCTAATTTGTTTGCGGCTGCAAGTATTTCGACTACCAGCGCTCCATCGCAGGCTAGCGGGGGAAATATCTTTGGAAG ttcCCCGGGATCAGTATTCAGTAGCAACACTTCCAACGTGTTCGGTAAGCCAGCATTCGGCTCGTCTACCTTCGGACAAAAACCAGCTACAGATTTCTGGAGCGGCGGCGATAAAACTAACAGCGCTTTTGGAACTTCCACCTTCG GTCAACAGCCAACCACCCAATCATCTATATTCGGTACAGGCACCTTCAGTGCTCCAGCCACAGGAAGTCCATTCACTCCGGGACCTTTCAACGGAGAGAAACCCTCTGTTTTTGGGACCCCTAATCAACAATCAG ct